Proteins from a genomic interval of Kitasatospora kifunensis:
- a CDS encoding roadblock/LC7 domain-containing protein: protein MTSSTDRDLDWLLENLLANTPDCRHALVLSADGLKLCHSSGLSADQADQLAAIASGIQSLARGASIEFGDGSGGVRQSMTEFHGGILCIVETGHGAHLAVVTDESADVGVVGHNMHGLVEQIGEFLSAPPRGNDTTAHA, encoded by the coding sequence ATGACCAGCTCCACCGACCGCGACCTCGACTGGCTGCTGGAGAACCTGCTGGCCAACACGCCCGACTGCCGGCACGCCCTGGTGCTGTCGGCGGACGGCCTCAAGCTCTGCCACAGCTCCGGCCTGAGTGCCGATCAGGCCGACCAGCTGGCCGCGATAGCCTCCGGCATCCAGAGCCTGGCGCGCGGCGCCTCGATCGAGTTCGGTGACGGCAGCGGCGGGGTGCGCCAGTCGATGACCGAGTTCCACGGCGGCATCCTGTGCATAGTGGAGACCGGCCACGGGGCGCACCTGGCGGTGGTCACCGACGAGAGCGCGGATGTCGGCGTGGTCGGCCACAACATGCACGGCCTGGTCGAGCAGATCGGCGAGTTCCTGAGCGCGCCGCCGCGCGGGAACGACACCACCGCGCACGCGTGA